A stretch of Oxyura jamaicensis isolate SHBP4307 breed ruddy duck chromosome 27, BPBGC_Ojam_1.0, whole genome shotgun sequence DNA encodes these proteins:
- the LOC118178799 gene encoding keratin, type I cytoskeletal 13-like isoform X1: MSCSIKQTTGSLRGRTSGGSCVIGGGGGGGGARISSVSSGRYTTCGIGGSRGFSGRSYCGGVSYGGGLSTGSLVGGNYGGGLGAAVLGGCPGIGFSGGSARFGGGIGGGLGIGLGGGVVGGGFAGDGILLSGDEKVTMQNLNDRLASYLDKVRCLEQENADLECRIREWYAKQGPFCEPRDYSCYYKEIEDLQNQIVCATIDNNKIILNIDNSRMTADDFRVKYETELALRQSVEADINGLRQVLDQLTLCRSDLEAQLESLREELCCLKKNHEEEMNCLRKQSTGDVSVEVNACPGPDLRKILEEMRCQYETLIERNRKEVEDWYECKIEEVNREVITSGQEVETCNNQVTELRRQLQALEIDLQAQLSQRDNLEASLAETECRYNNHLAELQSQITCVEQQLADLRAEMECQNQEYKILLDVKCRLEQEIHTYRCLLEGGQQDLIQQGGISQSSGLGGGVARTGGIGGGGIIRTSHTYTSSSQMPSCAAAEIQVPCRRICD, from the exons ATGAGTTGTAGTATTAAGCAGACAACTGGCTCGCTCAGGGGCAGGACCAGCGGTGGCAGCTGTGTTATtggtggcggtggtggtggtggaggagcacGGATCTCCTCAGTCTCTTCTGGAAGATACACGACTTGTGGGATAGGTGGTAGCCGAGGGTTTTCTGGTAGAAGCTACTGTGGTGGTGTGAGTTACGGAGGAGGACTGAGCACTGGCAGCTTGGTTGGTGGAAACTATGGAGGTGGCTTAGGAGCTGCCGTCCTCGGAGGATGTCCGGGCATTGGATTCAGCGGTGGCAGTGCCCGCTTCGGCGGTGGCATTGGAGGTGGCCTTGGTATCGGTCTTGGTGGAGGGGTAGTTGGAGGTGGCTTTGCTGGTGATGGCATTCTTCTTTCTGGTGACGAAAAGGTCACCATGCAGAACCTTAACGACCGCCTGGCTTCTTACCTGGACAAGGTGAGGTGCCTGGAACAAGAAAATGCTGACCTGGAGTGCAGAATCAGGGAGTGGTACGCCAAGCAGGGCCCTTTTTGTGAGCCACGAGACTACAGCTGCTATTACAAAGAGATAGAAGATCTTCAAAATCAG ATTGTCTGCGCAACCATAGACAACAACAAGATCATTCTGAACATCGATAACAGCAGGATGACAGCCGATGACTTCCGAGTGAA GTACGAGACGGAGCTGGCCCTTCGCCAGAGCGTGGAGGCTGACATTAACGGCCTGCGCCAAGTCCTGGATCAGCTCACTCTCTGCAGGTCTGACCTGGAGGCACAGCTGGAGTCGCTGCGggaggagctctgctgcctgaaGAAGAACCACGAGGAG gaaatgaACTGTCTGAGGAAACAATCGACTGGAGATGTGAGCGTGGAGGTCAATGCCTGCCCTGGCCCAGACCTCAGAAAGATCCTGGAGGAGATGAGGTGCCAATATGAAACACTGATCGAACGCAATCGCAAAGAAGTTGAGGACTGGTATGAGTGTAAG ATTGAGGAGGTGAATCGGGAGGTTATTACAAGCGGTCAGGAGGTCGAGACGTGCAACAACCAGGTCACCGAACTGAGACGCCAATTGCAAGCCCTGGAAATCGATCTGCAGGCTCAGCTCAGCCAG AGGGACAACCTGGAAGCATCCCTGGCTGAGACAGAGTGCCGCTACAACAACCACCTTGCTGAGCTCCAGAGCCAGATCACGTGcgtggagcagcagctggccGACCTGCGCGCGGAAATGGAGTGCCAGAACCAAGAGTACAAGATCCTGCTGGACGTCAAGTGCCGCCTGGAGCAGGAGATCCATACATACCGCTGCCTGCTGGAGGGCGGCCAGCAGGACCTCAT TCAGCAAGGAGGAATCAGTCAATCTTCAGGGCTAGGAGGAGGAGTTGCAAGAACAGGTGGAATAGGAGGAGGAGGCATCATCAGAACAAGCCACACTTACACTTCGTCCTCCCAGATGCCATCTTGTGCAGCTGCGGAGATACAAG TGCCTTGCAGAAGGATTTGTGATTAA
- the LOC118178799 gene encoding keratin, type I cuticular Ha5-like isoform X2: MTADDFRVKYETELALRQSVEADINGLRQVLDQLTLCRSDLEAQLESLREELCCLKKNHEEEMNCLRKQSTGDVSVEVNACPGPDLRKILEEMRCQYETLIERNRKEVEDWYECKIEEVNREVITSGQEVETCNNQVTELRRQLQALEIDLQAQLSQRDNLEASLAETECRYNNHLAELQSQITCVEQQLADLRAEMECQNQEYKILLDVKCRLEQEIHTYRCLLEGGQQDLIQQGGISQSSGLGGGVARTGGIGGGGIIRTSHTYTSSSQMPSCAAAEIQVPCRRICD, encoded by the exons ATGACAGCCGATGACTTCCGAGTGAA GTACGAGACGGAGCTGGCCCTTCGCCAGAGCGTGGAGGCTGACATTAACGGCCTGCGCCAAGTCCTGGATCAGCTCACTCTCTGCAGGTCTGACCTGGAGGCACAGCTGGAGTCGCTGCGggaggagctctgctgcctgaaGAAGAACCACGAGGAG gaaatgaACTGTCTGAGGAAACAATCGACTGGAGATGTGAGCGTGGAGGTCAATGCCTGCCCTGGCCCAGACCTCAGAAAGATCCTGGAGGAGATGAGGTGCCAATATGAAACACTGATCGAACGCAATCGCAAAGAAGTTGAGGACTGGTATGAGTGTAAG ATTGAGGAGGTGAATCGGGAGGTTATTACAAGCGGTCAGGAGGTCGAGACGTGCAACAACCAGGTCACCGAACTGAGACGCCAATTGCAAGCCCTGGAAATCGATCTGCAGGCTCAGCTCAGCCAG AGGGACAACCTGGAAGCATCCCTGGCTGAGACAGAGTGCCGCTACAACAACCACCTTGCTGAGCTCCAGAGCCAGATCACGTGcgtggagcagcagctggccGACCTGCGCGCGGAAATGGAGTGCCAGAACCAAGAGTACAAGATCCTGCTGGACGTCAAGTGCCGCCTGGAGCAGGAGATCCATACATACCGCTGCCTGCTGGAGGGCGGCCAGCAGGACCTCAT TCAGCAAGGAGGAATCAGTCAATCTTCAGGGCTAGGAGGAGGAGTTGCAAGAACAGGTGGAATAGGAGGAGGAGGCATCATCAGAACAAGCCACACTTACACTTCGTCCTCCCAGATGCCATCTTGTGCAGCTGCGGAGATACAAG TGCCTTGCAGAAGGATTTGTGATTAA